The Equus caballus isolate H_3958 breed thoroughbred chromosome 12, TB-T2T, whole genome shotgun sequence genome contains a region encoding:
- the OR4A47E gene encoding olfactory receptor family 4 subfamily A member 47E (The RefSeq protein has 1 substitution compared to this genomic sequence) — protein sequence MEPKNNVTYFVLLGLTQNPKEQKVLSVMFLLFYILTMVGNMLIVVTVTFSRTLGSPMYFFLASLSFMDAIYSSVISPKLISDLFFGENTLSFRFCMAQLFTEHFFGGSEVFLLLVMAYDRYVAICKPLHYLVIMRQWVCVVLLVVSWVGGFLHSVIQLSTIYGLPFCGPNVIDHFICDMYPLLKLVCTDTRVVGLLVVANGGLICTIVFLLLLVSYGVILRSLKNLSQEGRRKALQTCGSHITVVVFFFVPCIFMYARPAETFPIDKSLSVFYTVITPMLNPLIYTLRNSEMNNAMKELWRRNFLAHSK from the coding sequence atgGAACCAAAGAACAATGTGACTTACTTTGTCCTCTCGGGCCTCACACAGAATCCAAAGGAGCAGAAAGTCCTTTCTGTTATGTTTTTGCTCTTCTACATTTTGACCATGGTGGGCAACATGCTCATTGTTGTGACTGTAACTTTTAGTAGGACCCTGGGCtcacccatgtacttctttcttgCCAGTCTATCATTTATGGATGCCATTTATTCTTCAGTCATTTCCCCCAAATTGATTTCAGACTTGTTCTTTGGGGAAAATACCCTATCCTTCAGATTTTGTATGGCCCAGCTGTTTACAGAGCACTTTTTTGGTGGATCAGAGGTCTTTCTTCTGTtggtgatggcctatgaccgctatgtggccatctgtaagccctTGCATTATTTGGTTATCATGAGGCAATGGGTGTGTGTTGTATTACTGGTAGTGTCCTGGGTTGGAGGTTTTCTTCACTCAGTAATTCAACTTAGCACTATTTATGGGCTCCCATTTTGTGGCCCCAATGTCATTGATCACTTTATCTGTGACATGTACCCCTTACTGAAACTTGTCTGTACTGACACCCGTGTCGTTGGCCTCTTAGTGGTGGCTAATGGAGGACTGATTTGCACTATTGTGTTTCTGCTCTTACTCGTCTCTTATGGTGTCATCTTGCGCTCTCTAAAGAATCTTAGTCAGGAAGGGAGGCGGAAAGCCCTCCAGACCTGTGGTTCCCACATCACTGTGGTTGTCTTCTTCTTTGTTCCCTGTATTTTCATGTATGCAAGACCTGCAGAGACCTTCCCCATTGACAAGTCATTGAGTGTGTTTTATACAGTAATAACCCCCATGCTGAATCCATTAATCTACACTCTGAGAAATTCTGAGATGAATAATGCTATGAAGGAGCTCTGGAGAAGAAATTTCCTAGCTCATAGTAAATAA